From Nonlabens sp. Ci31, the proteins below share one genomic window:
- a CDS encoding RHS repeat domain-containing protein, which translates to MFNYVYPYKDHLGNVRLSYKNTSNTGVNLQIQEENNYYPFGLKHKGYNNVITGRDHKYGFGGKEEQDELGLDWIDITARNYDPALGRWMNIDPHAESYHSFSPFNYTANNPVVFTDPDGKDIRIGISEGNAAYYKDGKLYTDNT; encoded by the coding sequence GTGTTTAACTATGTATATCCATATAAAGACCACTTAGGAAACGTTAGACTCTCCTATAAAAACACCAGCAATACTGGCGTTAACCTACAAATACAGGAAGAGAATAATTATTATCCTTTTGGACTTAAACACAAAGGGTATAATAACGTGATTACTGGACGTGACCATAAATACGGCTTTGGTGGTAAAGAAGAACAAGATGAACTTGGATTAGACTGGATAGATATTACTGCTCGTAATTACGATCCTGCTCTTGGACGTTGGATGAACATTGATCCACATGCAGAGAGCTATCATAGTTTTTCTCCTTTTAACTATACGGCAAATAATCCAGTAGTTTTTACAGATCCAGACGGTAAAGATATCAGGATCGGTATAAGTGAAGGCAATGCGGCTTATTATAAAGATGGAAAGTTATATACTGATAATACATAG
- a CDS encoding CDP-alcohol phosphatidyltransferase family protein, producing MKNWIPNIITLLNLLCGCIAAIYAFNDQLVLAGVFVAAGIFFDFFDGLAARFLHVSSELGTQLDSLADMVTSGLVPGIVMYQLLSDAIGFNLIDQEQSFTSGSQDYWISHPYLPILGFLITLGSCYRLAKFNIDNRQTDSFIGVPTPANAILIISLGLIAQDTDLSWLYYGLTNPYILIAITLFSVYILNAELPLFALKFKSFGWKGNEMRWVFIAICIALMITLQIYAVPCIIIIYILMSVVNNLRAERNSV from the coding sequence ATGAAGAATTGGATACCTAATATCATCACTTTACTGAATCTACTTTGTGGATGTATTGCAGCTATTTATGCGTTTAACGACCAGCTTGTTCTCGCAGGTGTTTTTGTAGCCGCGGGAATATTTTTTGACTTTTTTGACGGTCTTGCTGCCAGATTTTTACATGTTTCTAGTGAGCTGGGAACCCAACTCGACTCCCTGGCAGATATGGTCACTAGCGGTCTCGTGCCAGGAATTGTGATGTACCAACTCTTGAGCGATGCGATCGGTTTTAATTTGATAGATCAAGAACAAAGCTTCACATCAGGATCTCAAGATTATTGGATCAGTCATCCCTATCTGCCTATCCTAGGTTTCCTTATCACCTTAGGAAGTTGCTACCGACTGGCAAAATTCAATATAGACAACAGACAGACCGATTCTTTTATAGGAGTGCCTACTCCAGCAAATGCCATTCTGATCATCTCCTTAGGCCTTATAGCTCAAGACACCGACTTAAGCTGGTTGTATTACGGATTGACTAATCCCTATATTCTTATAGCAATAACCTTATTCAGCGTTTACATTCTCAATGCAGAACTACCTTTATTTGCTTTAAAGTTTAAAAGCTTTGGGTGGAAAGGAAATGAGATGCGCTGGGTTTTTATAGCGATTTGTATCGCACTGATGATCACTTTACAAATTTATGCTGTGCCTTGTATCATTATTATTTATATATTGATGAGTGTGGTGAATAATTTAAGAGCTGAAAGGAATAGTGTTTAA
- a CDS encoding OsmC family protein — protein sequence MKKQFLFEVLTQWKKGDHKNAKTHTSKIAEKPDLKISAARKFKGEASKHNPEDLLLSALSSCHMMSYLYVCQQHGIEVVDYNDNAIGTLELRTDLSGGFTKVQLHPAATITDVTQKALALDLHKKAHELCFIANSVNFEVVIDPSVTTLESE from the coding sequence ATGAAAAAGCAATTCTTATTTGAAGTGCTGACCCAATGGAAAAAAGGAGACCATAAAAACGCTAAAACACATACTTCTAAAATTGCAGAAAAACCAGATTTAAAAATTTCTGCGGCCCGCAAATTCAAAGGGGAAGCCAGCAAACACAATCCAGAAGATTTACTGCTCAGCGCACTTTCTTCTTGCCATATGATGTCCTATTTGTATGTGTGCCAGCAACATGGAATTGAGGTGGTAGATTATAATGACAACGCCATAGGAACACTAGAACTGCGCACTGACTTAAGCGGGGGTTTTACTAAAGTTCAATTACATCCTGCCGCAACTATTACAGATGTTACTCAAAAAGCACTTGCTTTAGATTTGCATAAAAAGGCACATGAGCTTTGTTTTATAGCCAACTCTGTGAATTTTGAGGTGGTTATTGATCCAAGTGTTACAACTTTAGAAAGTGAATAG
- a CDS encoding type II toxin-antitoxin system RelE/ParE family toxin, with translation MVKLQVVWSDNSLFQLKDSLEYLKEKSPKSAFKVKSALLKTAKDLSKNSETYAFDRFRKDNDGSFRSFEKYSFRVTYQIKDMQVLILRVRHTSREPLED, from the coding sequence GTGGTAAAACTCCAAGTGGTTTGGAGTGATAATTCATTATTCCAACTTAAGGATTCCTTGGAGTATTTAAAAGAGAAATCACCTAAATCAGCTTTTAAAGTTAAAAGTGCCTTATTAAAAACGGCTAAGGATTTATCAAAAAACTCCGAGACTTATGCCTTTGATAGGTTTAGAAAAGATAACGATGGAAGTTTTAGGAGTTTTGAAAAATACAGCTTTCGAGTAACTTACCAAATTAAAGACATGCAGGTTCTAATTTTACGAGTTCGCCACACAAGTAGAGAGCCATTAGAGGATTAA
- the lptB gene encoding LPS export ABC transporter ATP-binding protein, which yields MLKKLRADNLQKSYKGRPVVKGVSYEVNQGEIVGLLGPNGAGKTTSFYMTVGLVKPTGGDVWLDDKKITQYPMYKRAQIGIGYLAQEASIFRKLTVEENILGVLQLTKLSKKEQKERCEKLLEEFGLQDRRHRNGDLLSGGERRRTEIARALATDPTFILLDEPFAGVDPVAVEDIQRIVAQLTKKNIGILITDHNVQETLAITDRTYLMFEGKILKHGSPEELSEDEVVRRVYLGQNFELRKKKIFE from the coding sequence ATGTTAAAGAAATTAAGAGCTGATAATTTACAGAAATCCTATAAAGGTCGCCCAGTGGTAAAAGGCGTTTCATACGAGGTCAACCAAGGGGAGATCGTTGGTCTGTTAGGACCTAATGGCGCCGGTAAAACCACCTCTTTCTATATGACGGTAGGACTTGTAAAACCTACTGGAGGTGATGTATGGCTGGACGATAAGAAGATCACTCAATACCCTATGTACAAACGTGCACAGATTGGTATAGGTTATCTCGCACAGGAAGCTTCTATCTTTAGAAAACTAACTGTAGAAGAAAATATATTAGGGGTTTTACAATTGACCAAGCTGTCTAAAAAAGAACAAAAAGAACGTTGTGAGAAGTTGCTAGAGGAATTTGGTTTACAAGACCGACGCCATAGAAACGGTGATTTATTAAGTGGTGGAGAACGACGACGTACAGAAATCGCACGCGCACTGGCTACAGACCCTACATTTATATTGCTCGATGAGCCTTTTGCGGGAGTAGATCCTGTTGCTGTAGAAGATATTCAAAGAATTGTCGCTCAACTCACTAAGAAAAACATAGGTATTCTGATTACCGACCATAACGTACAAGAAACCCTTGCGATTACCGACCGTACGTATCTTATGTTTGAAGGTAAGATCTTAAAGCATGGATCGCCAGAAGAACTCTCTGAAGATGAAGTGGTGCGTCGGGTTTATTTAGGACAGAATTTTGAGTTGAGGAAGAAGAAGATTTTTGAGTAG
- a CDS encoding MarC family protein — MNELATFAITVFTGFFAIMNPISNMPIFLTLTEGADKETKQRINLKAVLVAFIIVTVFVLLGNYIFDLFGITIPAFKITGGILIFFVGFEMLQSKKSNIKHLKTVNIDENIAISPLAIPILAGPGTIVTATNFVANTTSYMNIAVIILVFALMCFLNYIAFTLSDIIAKKIGDNVISVIGKLMGLIIAIIGTNMIIQGLKLSFDVFN; from the coding sequence ATGAATGAATTAGCAACTTTTGCAATTACCGTTTTCACTGGCTTTTTTGCCATTATGAATCCAATTTCTAATATGCCTATATTCCTGACCTTAACAGAAGGAGCTGATAAAGAGACCAAACAAAGAATCAACTTAAAAGCCGTTCTGGTTGCTTTTATTATAGTTACTGTATTTGTATTGCTTGGTAATTATATCTTTGACTTATTCGGTATCACCATACCCGCATTTAAAATTACTGGTGGGATTTTGATCTTCTTTGTTGGATTTGAGATGTTACAGTCTAAAAAATCAAACATCAAGCATCTTAAAACCGTCAATATTGATGAAAATATTGCTATTTCTCCGCTGGCAATTCCTATTCTAGCAGGTCCAGGAACGATCGTAACGGCAACTAACTTTGTTGCCAATACTACATCGTATATGAACATAGCCGTTATTATCCTCGTTTTTGCATTGATGTGTTTTCTCAACTACATTGCATTTACATTAAGCGACATCATTGCAAAAAAGATAGGTGATAATGTGATTTCGGTAATCGGGAAGTTGATGGGATTGATCATTGCGATTATAGGAACCAACATGATTATCCAGGGACTTAAATTATCCTTTGACGTTTTTAATTAA
- a CDS encoding phosphatase PAP2 family protein, translating to MENIKELDWDATLFLNDWGSDAIDLFFNIITHKFYAIPLYAFVLFILYRKLGIRNLAIALIAIALLIACSDQLANLFKNSFERLRPFREPALEGLISKVGKSGGTYGFYSGHASSAVAFATFLWFILRRKHKTIGIVMIIWAVLVAYSRVYLGVHYLGDVLMGAFMGTLLGLFFAWVYAFAKARYGVSTTIN from the coding sequence ATGGAAAATATTAAAGAATTAGATTGGGACGCTACCTTATTTCTTAACGATTGGGGTAGTGATGCGATAGATCTGTTTTTTAATATCATCACGCATAAATTTTATGCGATCCCGTTGTATGCATTTGTTCTTTTTATACTTTATAGAAAACTGGGTATTCGCAACTTAGCGATCGCATTGATTGCTATTGCTTTGTTAATTGCTTGTAGCGATCAACTAGCCAACCTTTTTAAAAATAGTTTTGAAAGATTAAGACCTTTTCGAGAGCCAGCTTTAGAAGGATTGATTTCTAAGGTCGGTAAAAGTGGTGGTACTTATGGTTTTTATAGCGGTCATGCGAGTAGTGCTGTTGCGTTTGCTACGTTCCTATGGTTTATTTTGAGAAGAAAGCATAAAACCATAGGTATTGTTATGATTATTTGGGCTGTTCTCGTTGCTTATAGTCGCGTTTATCTGGGCGTTCACTATCTAGGCGATGTGCTTATGGGAGCGTTTATGGGGACTTTACTAGGTTTATTTTTTGCTTGGGTGTACGCTTTCGCGAAAGCGAGATACGGAGTTTCCACAACGATTAATTAA
- a CDS encoding AsmA family protein, translated as MRLKLFTRILFWVFTIPLAVFAMVLLIIYSRQDAIVQSQITALNSNYQGEISVGDSHLAPFANFPDIAIKIDHVVVRENKETDASVILDIADIFIGFNFWDMVVGNYDIHSLIIQDGFFDLVLHKDGKTNLENALSTTTENSDEKALDIHLKKIELRNLDIHKRDESTNIDIETLVYWAKGGFNSRQDKIAAHIDSEFELNVIKDKDTTYFKHKHFEFHTDLVYNETDGLLVFEPSGISMEQGDFQLQGSVDTKNEMTLDIAVNGTKPNFDLFIAFAPTALIPTLERYENQGNIYFNATLQGPTTHGRQPLIEVKFGASEAYLENFEVNKRIDKMGFSGHFTNGKDRNLQTMEFSLNDFSANLEKGEFTGNLLVKNFEAPEIDMQLDADFDIPFLVGFLNLTEAKDVKGSVKMKLRFHDIIDFNNPQKALEDLNQAYYAELKIENLAFSSEKLPTPLKDLNLHLEMNGEKAQLHKFNISLGNSNLSITGSLSDLPAIIHQSETPVIAQLEIKSSLLDIAELTKYSKVDKVGVNEQMENLSLIFSFNTLGNAFTEFEHLPKGEFFIDDFYAVLKHYPHTLHDFHADVLVTEDDLNIKNFTGFVDTTDFYINGNIYDYSSWMQDELNGNVDFDLTLTSNLLKFDNLFTYQGENYVPEDYRHEQIEDLELHFKSTWHYETNTLHNIKVDLDKFEGKMRVHPLRFENFNGTFQYEEDHLLIPNFKGKMGFTKFEISMNYYLGEDVAIQKRDNSFTLKSDYIDFDALSNYSLKATSQSNTKPTPKNKSADVPEHAEVFNIYELPFTDMQFNVDIGHFVYHRLDFKNILGQLRTTKDHYIYLDNVNLDAAGGHISLNGYFNGSDPEHIFLEPNLKMTNVDLDQLLFKFENFGQDVILSENLHGKLNTSITGKIRVYPDLVVDLDQSEVHIDAEILKGRLENYEPVKMLSEYFGDKDLTQIKFDTLQNHMDIVNGAITIPNMTIESTLGHMEISGTQNMNDEIDYYMRIPLRVLWNATKNKIFGAKENDPETKDKIIKVDSTKRIRYVNLNIKGTIDNYDIKLKKDKN; from the coding sequence ATGAGATTAAAACTTTTTACGCGTATTTTATTTTGGGTTTTTACGATTCCTCTCGCTGTATTTGCTATGGTATTATTGATTATTTATTCAAGACAAGATGCGATTGTACAATCTCAAATCACTGCGCTTAATAGTAATTATCAAGGTGAAATTAGTGTTGGTGATTCCCATCTAGCACCCTTTGCAAACTTCCCAGACATTGCCATTAAGATTGATCATGTAGTGGTCCGTGAGAATAAAGAAACTGACGCAAGTGTCATTTTAGATATTGCTGATATTTTTATAGGGTTTAATTTTTGGGATATGGTAGTTGGCAATTATGACATTCACTCGTTGATCATTCAAGACGGTTTTTTTGATTTAGTACTTCATAAAGACGGGAAAACTAATCTTGAAAATGCCCTCTCTACCACTACTGAGAATAGTGATGAAAAAGCTTTAGATATTCATCTAAAAAAAATAGAACTCAGGAATTTAGATATCCACAAGCGAGATGAATCCACTAATATAGACATTGAAACCCTCGTTTATTGGGCTAAAGGAGGTTTTAATAGTCGTCAGGACAAAATCGCAGCACATATAGACAGTGAATTTGAACTTAACGTTATTAAAGACAAGGATACAACCTACTTTAAGCACAAGCACTTTGAATTTCACACAGATCTGGTTTATAATGAAACAGATGGGTTGTTGGTCTTTGAACCATCGGGCATAAGCATGGAACAAGGAGATTTTCAGCTTCAAGGGAGTGTAGATACCAAGAATGAAATGACATTAGATATTGCTGTAAATGGGACCAAACCCAATTTTGATCTGTTTATTGCCTTTGCTCCTACAGCATTGATCCCTACCTTAGAACGTTATGAAAACCAAGGCAACATTTATTTTAATGCAACTCTTCAAGGACCCACGACTCATGGAAGGCAGCCTTTAATAGAGGTGAAATTTGGAGCATCAGAAGCGTACCTTGAAAATTTTGAAGTAAATAAAAGAATTGATAAAATGGGCTTCTCTGGTCATTTTACTAATGGGAAAGACCGGAATTTACAAACCATGGAGTTTTCGCTAAATGATTTTTCTGCTAATTTGGAGAAAGGGGAATTTACTGGAAACCTACTTGTTAAAAACTTTGAAGCTCCCGAAATTGATATGCAGCTGGACGCTGATTTTGACATTCCTTTTTTAGTTGGTTTTTTAAATTTGACAGAGGCAAAAGATGTAAAAGGCAGCGTAAAAATGAAACTAAGGTTTCATGATATTATTGATTTCAATAACCCTCAAAAAGCATTAGAAGATTTAAATCAAGCATATTATGCAGAACTTAAAATCGAAAACCTCGCATTTAGCTCTGAAAAACTCCCCACTCCTTTAAAAGATTTAAATCTGCATTTAGAAATGAATGGGGAAAAAGCCCAACTCCATAAATTTAATATTTCACTGGGGAACTCTAATCTATCTATTACCGGGTCGCTGTCAGATTTACCCGCCATTATTCATCAAAGTGAAACACCTGTAATTGCACAGTTAGAAATAAAGTCAAGCCTTTTAGATATTGCAGAGCTTACTAAGTACTCTAAAGTCGACAAGGTGGGAGTAAATGAGCAAATGGAAAATCTTAGCCTTATTTTTTCATTTAATACATTAGGAAATGCATTTACAGAGTTTGAGCACTTACCTAAAGGTGAATTTTTTATCGATGATTTCTATGCCGTTTTAAAACATTACCCACATACATTGCATGACTTTCATGCTGATGTTTTAGTGACAGAAGATGATTTGAATATTAAAAATTTCACCGGTTTTGTGGATACTACTGATTTTTATATCAATGGAAATATATACGACTACAGCTCATGGATGCAAGATGAGCTTAATGGTAATGTTGATTTTGACCTGACCCTTACTTCAAATTTATTGAAGTTTGATAACCTGTTTACCTACCAAGGCGAAAATTATGTACCAGAAGACTACCGCCATGAACAAATAGAAGACTTAGAATTACATTTTAAAAGTACCTGGCATTATGAAACCAATACACTGCATAATATTAAGGTAGACCTCGATAAATTTGAGGGTAAGATGCGCGTTCACCCCTTGCGCTTTGAAAACTTTAACGGTACATTTCAATATGAAGAAGATCATTTATTGATTCCTAATTTCAAGGGAAAAATGGGGTTTACTAAGTTTGAGATTAGTATGAATTATTATCTTGGGGAAGATGTTGCTATTCAGAAAAGAGACAACTCATTTACCCTGAAATCAGATTATATCGATTTTGATGCACTTTCAAATTATAGCCTCAAAGCAACTTCTCAATCAAATACTAAACCTACACCTAAAAACAAAAGCGCAGATGTACCCGAGCATGCAGAGGTGTTTAATATCTATGAATTACCATTTACCGATATGCAGTTTAATGTTGATATAGGTCATTTTGTGTACCACAGGCTTGATTTTAAAAATATTTTAGGTCAACTGCGTACCACTAAAGATCATTATATCTACCTAGATAATGTAAACTTAGATGCAGCTGGAGGACACATTTCATTAAATGGCTATTTTAATGGCAGCGACCCAGAACACATCTTTCTAGAACCGAACTTGAAAATGACAAACGTGGACTTAGACCAGCTGCTATTCAAATTTGAAAATTTTGGACAAGACGTTATCCTTTCCGAAAACCTACACGGCAAGTTAAATACAAGTATTACAGGAAAAATTCGTGTGTATCCAGATTTAGTCGTTGATCTTGATCAATCTGAAGTACATATAGATGCAGAAATTTTAAAGGGTCGATTAGAAAACTACGAGCCCGTGAAGATGCTCTCTGAGTATTTTGGAGATAAAGACCTGACTCAAATTAAATTTGACACACTCCAAAACCACATGGATATTGTGAACGGCGCAATCACTATTCCTAATATGACCATTGAATCGACTTTAGGACACATGGAAATATCTGGAACACAAAATATGAACGACGAAATAGACTATTATATGCGCATTCCTTTGCGTGTATTGTGGAATGCAACTAAGAATAAAATATTTGGCGCAAAAGAGAATGATCCTGAAACAAAAGATAAAATCATAAAAGTTGATTCTACAAAAAGAATCAGGTACGTCAACCTCAACATAAAAGGTACTATCGACAACTATGATATAAAACTTAAAAAAGATAAAAATTGA